The Streptomyces sp. Alt3 genome has a segment encoding these proteins:
- the dusB gene encoding tRNA dihydrouridine synthase DusB produces the protein MTTLAPALPLLRIGPHTVQPPVVLAPMAGITNAPFRTLCREFSGGKGLFVSEMITTRALVERNEKTMQLIHFDATETPRSIQLYGVDPVTVGKAVRMIVDEDLADHIDLNFGCPVPKVTRKGGGSALPYKRPLLRAILREAVAQAGDLPVTIKMRKGIDDDHTTYLDAGRIAVEEGVTAVALHGRTTAQHYGGTADWDAIARLKEHVPEIPVLGNGDIWSADDALRMMRETGCDGVVVGRGCLGRPWLFGDLVSAFEGTGTRQEPVLRQVAEVMLRHATLLGEWIGDESRGVIDFRKHVAWYLKGFAVGSDMRRKLAVTSSLEELGGQLQELDLDQPWPDGADGPRGRTSGNNRVALPDGWLKDPYDCAGVSADAELDTSGG, from the coding sequence ATGACCACGCTCGCCCCCGCCCTCCCGCTGCTCCGGATCGGCCCGCACACCGTGCAGCCGCCGGTCGTGCTCGCCCCCATGGCCGGCATCACCAACGCGCCCTTCCGCACCCTGTGCCGTGAGTTCTCGGGCGGCAAGGGGCTGTTCGTCAGCGAGATGATCACCACGCGGGCGCTGGTCGAGCGCAACGAGAAGACCATGCAGCTCATCCACTTCGACGCGACCGAGACGCCGCGCTCGATCCAGCTGTACGGAGTGGACCCGGTCACCGTCGGCAAGGCGGTGCGCATGATCGTCGACGAGGACCTGGCCGACCACATCGACCTGAACTTCGGCTGCCCCGTCCCCAAGGTCACCCGCAAGGGCGGCGGGTCCGCCCTGCCGTACAAGAGGCCGCTCCTGCGCGCGATCCTCCGTGAGGCCGTGGCACAGGCGGGCGACCTCCCGGTCACCATCAAGATGCGCAAGGGCATCGACGACGACCACACCACCTACCTCGACGCGGGCCGTATCGCCGTCGAGGAGGGCGTCACCGCCGTCGCCCTGCACGGCAGGACCACCGCCCAGCACTACGGCGGCACGGCCGACTGGGACGCCATCGCGCGTCTCAAGGAGCACGTCCCCGAGATCCCCGTCCTCGGCAACGGCGACATCTGGAGCGCCGACGACGCCCTGCGGATGATGCGTGAGACCGGCTGCGACGGCGTCGTCGTGGGCCGCGGCTGCCTGGGGCGCCCCTGGCTCTTCGGTGACCTGGTCAGCGCCTTCGAGGGCACGGGAACGCGGCAGGAGCCCGTCCTGCGCCAGGTCGCCGAGGTCATGCTGCGCCACGCGACGCTGCTGGGGGAGTGGATCGGCGACGAGAGCCGGGGAGTGATCGACTTCCGCAAGCACGTGGCCTGGTACCTCAAGGGCTTCGCGGTCGGCTCGGACATGCGCAGGAAGCTCGCGGTCACCTCCTCCCTGGAGGAACTGGGCGGACAGCTCCAGGAACTCGACCTGGACCAGCCCTGGCCGGACGGCGCGGACGGCCCCCGGGGGCGCACCTCCGGCAACAACCGGGTGGCGCTGCCGGACGGCTGGCTGAAGGACCCGTACGACTGCGCGGGAGTCAGCGCCGACGCGGAGCTGGACACCTCGGGCGGCTGA
- the nirD gene encoding nitrite reductase small subunit NirD, with protein sequence MTTQTLGTTRDTRTIRLADGDGWLTVCDRELLTPGRGVAALLPDGRQVALFVDRSGRVYAIDNRDPFTGAYVLSRGLVGSAGGRPFVASPLLKQRFDLETGACLDDDEVSVPVFTVRAD encoded by the coding sequence ATGACGACGCAGACACTCGGAACGACGCGGGACACCCGGACGATCCGGCTCGCGGACGGGGACGGCTGGCTGACGGTCTGCGACCGCGAGCTGCTGACCCCCGGGCGCGGTGTGGCGGCGCTCCTCCCGGACGGCCGTCAGGTCGCGCTGTTCGTGGACCGCTCCGGGCGGGTGTACGCGATCGACAACCGCGACCCCTTCACCGGTGCGTACGTCCTCTCCCGCGGCCTGGTCGGTTCCGCCGGGGGCCGGCCGTTCGTCGCGTCGCCGCTGCTGAAGCAGCGCTTCGACCTGGAGACGGGCGCCTGCCTGGACGACGACGAGGTCTCCGTGCCGGTCTTCACGGTCCGCGCGGACTGA
- a CDS encoding alkaline phosphatase PhoX, whose translation MERRTFLRTAVIGTSAAAFGGTLWRGAAFADPAQPATGPYGALQAANSNGILLPSGFTSRIIARSGQTVPGTSYTWHSAPDGGATFTDGGGWIYVSNAEVSASSGGGASAVRFDSSGTVTSAYRILSGTNTNCAGGRTPWNTWLSCEEVTRGSVYETDPWGVNAAVQRPAMGRFKHEAAAADPDHGYVYLTEDETDGRFYRFRPTTWGSLSSGTLQVLVAGTGTSGPVTWTTVPDPDGSPTQTRYQVSGAKVFNGGEGCFYAAGTCWFTTKGDNRVWAYDANASSLSLVYDDSLVTGGSAPLTGVDNVTRAASGDLYVAEDGGNMEICLITPDDTVAPFLRISGQSGSEITGPAFSPDGRRLYFSSQRGTSGSSSGGITYEVTGPFRS comes from the coding sequence GTGGAACGTCGGACCTTCTTGCGCACAGCGGTGATCGGCACCTCGGCGGCGGCTTTCGGCGGCACCCTGTGGCGGGGTGCCGCCTTCGCGGACCCCGCCCAGCCTGCCACCGGCCCCTACGGCGCGCTGCAGGCGGCGAACAGCAACGGCATCCTGCTGCCGAGCGGCTTCACCAGCAGGATCATCGCCCGATCGGGACAGACCGTCCCCGGCACCTCGTACACCTGGCACAGTGCGCCCGACGGCGGGGCCACCTTCACCGACGGCGGCGGCTGGATCTACGTCTCCAACGCGGAGGTGTCCGCGAGCAGCGGCGGCGGGGCGAGCGCGGTGCGCTTCGACTCCTCGGGGACCGTCACGTCGGCGTACCGCATCCTGTCCGGCACGAACACCAACTGCGCGGGCGGGCGGACCCCGTGGAACACCTGGCTGTCCTGCGAGGAGGTCACCCGCGGCTCCGTGTACGAGACGGACCCCTGGGGAGTGAACGCCGCCGTGCAGCGCCCCGCGATGGGCCGGTTCAAGCACGAGGCGGCGGCCGCGGACCCCGACCACGGCTACGTCTACCTCACCGAGGACGAGACGGACGGGCGCTTCTACCGCTTCCGTCCCACCACCTGGGGCAGCCTGTCATCGGGCACGCTCCAGGTACTGGTCGCGGGCACCGGCACCTCGGGCCCGGTGACCTGGACGACGGTCCCCGACCCGGACGGCTCGCCCACCCAGACCCGCTACCAGGTCTCCGGCGCGAAGGTGTTCAACGGCGGTGAGGGCTGCTTCTACGCGGCGGGCACCTGCTGGTTCACCACGAAGGGCGACAACCGGGTGTGGGCGTACGACGCGAACGCCTCGTCCCTCTCGCTCGTCTACGACGACTCGCTCGTCACGGGCGGCAGCGCCCCGCTGACCGGCGTGGACAACGTCACCCGTGCCGCCTCCGGTGACCTGTACGTCGCGGAGGACGGCGGGAACATGGAGATCTGCCTGATCACCCCGGACGACACCGTCGCCCCGTTCCTGCGGATCAGCGGCCAGTCGGGTTCGGAGATCACCGGCCCGGCCTTCTCCCCGGACGGCAGGCGGCTCTACTTCTCCTCGCAGCGCGGCACCAGCGGGAGCTCGTCCGGCGGTATCACCTACGAGGTGACGGGGCCGTTCCGCTCCTGA
- the nirB gene encoding nitrite reductase large subunit NirB — protein sequence MPVSTPPTAPTAGVPTIVVVGHGMVGQRFLEALADRGLTPAAGTARVVVLCEEPRPAYDRVQLTSYFSGRTPEDLSLVEAGFMERHGIELRVGDPAESVDREARTVTARSGETFSYDTLVLATGSYPFVPPVPGKDAEGCFVYRTIEDLLAIEEYARTARTGAVVGGGLLGLEAAGALKGLGLETHVVEFAPRLMPVQVDDGGGAALLRTIENMGLSVHTGVGTQEVTAGEDGRVNGMSLSDGSSLETDLVVFSAGVRPRDQLARDCGLAVGPRGGIIVDEECRTSDSAVFAIGECALASDGRVYGLVAPGYEMALAVAEVIAGNAASFTGADLSTKLKLLGVDVASFGDAHGAAEGCLDVVYADSRSGVYKKLVIGQDGTLLGGVLVGDADQYGTLRPMTGTVLPVAPEQLVLPAGAGGPVTLGPSSLPDDAVICSCHNVTKGAICEHTTLPEVKKCTKAGTGCGSCVKVIGQLLPQPEDQGLCGCFEYTRSELYEIVRTLGVTTYAGLLDSHGRESARGGDGCEVCKPTVGSVIASLAPTVGASGYVLDGEQAALQDTNDHFLANLQRNGSYSVVPRIPGGEITPEKLIVIGEVARDFGLYTKITGGQRIDLFGARVDQLPLIWTRLVDAGFESGHAYGKSLRTVKSCVGQTWCRYGVQDSVKMAIDLELRYRGLRSPHKLKSAVSGCARECAEARGKDFGIIATAQGWNLYVGGNGGATPRHADLLAQDLSDAELVRLIDRFLMFYIRTADRLERTSTWLDRIEGGLDHVRDVVVHDSLGLCDELERLMADHVGGYRDEWAATIDDPERLRRFVTFVNAPDAPDPSVKFVPERDQVKPDLDILAGPVLAIRTLEGTSS from the coding sequence ATGCCGGTGTCCACTCCCCCGACCGCCCCCACCGCAGGCGTGCCGACGATCGTGGTCGTCGGGCACGGCATGGTCGGACAGCGGTTCCTGGAAGCGCTCGCCGACCGCGGCCTGACCCCCGCGGCGGGTACCGCCAGGGTCGTCGTGCTCTGCGAGGAGCCCCGCCCCGCGTATGACCGGGTGCAGCTGACCTCGTACTTCTCCGGGAGGACGCCGGAGGACCTCTCGCTCGTCGAGGCCGGGTTCATGGAGCGCCACGGCATCGAGCTGCGCGTCGGCGACCCGGCGGAGAGCGTCGACCGTGAGGCGCGCACCGTCACCGCGCGCTCCGGGGAGACCTTCTCCTACGACACGCTCGTGCTGGCCACCGGTTCGTACCCGTTCGTGCCGCCCGTCCCGGGCAAGGACGCGGAGGGCTGCTTCGTCTACCGCACCATCGAGGACCTCCTCGCGATCGAGGAGTACGCGAGGACGGCGAGGACCGGAGCGGTCGTCGGCGGCGGGCTCCTCGGTCTGGAGGCCGCGGGCGCGCTGAAGGGGCTCGGACTCGAGACGCACGTCGTGGAGTTCGCCCCCCGGCTGATGCCCGTCCAGGTCGACGACGGCGGCGGCGCGGCGCTGCTGCGCACCATCGAGAACATGGGCCTCTCCGTCCACACGGGTGTCGGCACCCAGGAGGTCACCGCGGGCGAGGACGGCCGGGTGAACGGCATGTCCCTGTCGGACGGTTCCTCGCTGGAGACCGACCTCGTCGTCTTCTCCGCCGGCGTACGCCCTCGGGACCAGCTGGCCCGTGACTGCGGTCTGGCGGTGGGCCCGCGTGGCGGCATCATCGTCGACGAGGAGTGCCGCACCTCCGACAGCGCCGTCTTCGCGATCGGCGAGTGCGCGCTCGCCTCGGACGGCCGGGTCTACGGGCTGGTGGCGCCGGGCTACGAGATGGCACTGGCGGTCGCCGAGGTGATCGCGGGCAACGCGGCCTCCTTCACCGGCGCCGACCTCTCCACCAAGCTGAAGCTCCTGGGTGTGGACGTCGCCTCCTTCGGTGACGCCCACGGCGCTGCCGAGGGTTGTCTCGACGTCGTGTACGCGGACTCCCGCTCGGGTGTGTACAAGAAGCTCGTGATCGGCCAGGACGGCACGCTGCTCGGCGGTGTCCTCGTCGGTGACGCCGACCAGTACGGCACACTGCGGCCGATGACCGGCACGGTGCTGCCCGTCGCCCCCGAGCAGCTGGTACTGCCGGCAGGTGCGGGCGGCCCGGTCACCCTCGGCCCGTCCTCGCTGCCCGACGACGCCGTGATCTGCTCCTGCCACAACGTCACCAAGGGCGCGATCTGCGAGCACACCACGCTGCCCGAGGTGAAGAAGTGCACCAAGGCCGGTACCGGGTGCGGCAGTTGCGTCAAGGTCATCGGTCAGCTGCTGCCGCAGCCCGAGGACCAGGGGCTGTGCGGCTGCTTCGAGTACACCCGCAGCGAGCTGTACGAGATCGTCCGCACCCTCGGTGTCACGACGTACGCCGGGCTCCTCGACTCGCACGGCCGCGAGTCGGCCCGTGGGGGCGACGGCTGCGAGGTCTGCAAGCCCACGGTCGGCTCGGTCATCGCCTCCCTGGCCCCGACGGTCGGCGCGAGCGGCTACGTCCTGGACGGCGAGCAGGCCGCCCTCCAGGACACCAACGACCACTTCCTGGCCAACCTCCAGCGCAACGGCTCGTACTCCGTCGTGCCGCGCATCCCCGGCGGTGAGATCACCCCGGAGAAGCTGATCGTGATCGGCGAGGTGGCCCGGGACTTCGGCCTCTACACCAAGATCACCGGTGGCCAGCGGATCGACCTGTTCGGCGCCCGTGTCGACCAGCTGCCGCTGATCTGGACCCGTCTGGTGGACGCGGGCTTCGAGTCCGGGCACGCCTACGGGAAGTCGCTGCGTACGGTCAAGTCCTGCGTGGGGCAGACCTGGTGCCGCTACGGGGTCCAGGACTCCGTGAAGATGGCGATCGACCTGGAGCTGCGCTACCGGGGGCTGCGTTCGCCGCACAAGCTGAAGTCGGCGGTCTCCGGCTGCGCCCGGGAGTGCGCGGAGGCCCGCGGCAAGGACTTCGGGATCATCGCCACGGCGCAGGGCTGGAACCTCTACGTGGGCGGCAACGGCGGCGCGACCCCGCGCCACGCGGATCTGCTCGCCCAGGACCTTTCCGACGCCGAACTGGTCCGTCTCATCGACCGGTTCCTGATGTTCTACATCCGCACGGCGGACCGTCTGGAGCGCACCTCGACCTGGCTGGACCGGATCGAGGGCGGCCTGGACCACGTCCGGGACGTCGTCGTCCACGACTCGCTGGGCCTCTGCGACGAGCTGGAGCGGCTGATGGCCGACCACGTCGGCGGCTACCGCGACGAGTGGGCCGCGACCATCGACGACCCGGAGCGGCTGAGGCGCTTCGTGACCTTCGTGAACGCCCCCGACGCACCCGACCCCTCGGTCAAGTTCGTCCCGGAGCGGGACCAGGTCAAGCCCGACCTCGACATCCTCGCGGGCCCGGTGCTCGCCATCCGCACTCTTGAAGGGACATCCTCCTGA
- a CDS encoding ArsR/SmtB family transcription factor, which produces MLRIHVSGVDLSRVRMATRPDAMWETILSFHRLRDRRGSTVFGKWRKESRTRLNGEARLLSTVVPPRGYFPDFLTPSQGSSEPFGLDAGMEALRDTPVDRIRAETGLLTGSALLTRRTPSGPALPEALAEGRTEPLGRLISTLRAYHRAAVEPYWPHIRASVEADRAVRGRALLDGGADELLATLPPMIRWRAPVLEADYPVDRELSLDGRGLLLQPSFFCRTTPVVYRDPVLPPVLVYPVTHPGAPAVPEPGPWLGRLVGHTRSAVLRSIDNGCTTSELARRTGVSLASASQHACVLREAGLVRTLRHGSSVLHTLTPLGAALIRGGAPIAVP; this is translated from the coding sequence GTGCTGCGTATCCATGTGTCCGGGGTGGACCTTTCGCGCGTGCGGATGGCCACGAGGCCGGACGCGATGTGGGAAACCATTCTCAGTTTCCACCGGCTGAGGGACCGGCGGGGTTCCACCGTGTTCGGGAAATGGCGGAAGGAATCCCGAACCAGGTTGAATGGTGAAGCACGCCTGCTGTCCACCGTCGTTCCACCCCGCGGCTATTTCCCCGACTTCCTGACGCCTTCTCAGGGGAGTTCGGAGCCATTCGGACTGGATGCCGGAATGGAGGCGCTGCGCGACACCCCGGTGGACCGGATCCGCGCGGAGACCGGACTGCTGACGGGGAGCGCCCTCCTCACGCGCAGGACGCCTTCCGGGCCCGCGCTGCCGGAGGCACTCGCCGAGGGGCGTACGGAGCCGCTGGGACGCCTCATCTCCACCCTGCGCGCCTACCACCGCGCGGCCGTGGAGCCGTACTGGCCGCACATCCGGGCGAGCGTCGAGGCCGACCGGGCCGTCCGGGGCCGTGCCCTGCTGGACGGCGGCGCGGACGAACTCCTCGCCACCCTGCCGCCGATGATCCGCTGGCGCGCCCCGGTGCTGGAGGCGGACTACCCCGTCGACCGGGAACTGAGCCTCGACGGGCGGGGGCTGCTCCTGCAGCCCTCGTTCTTCTGCCGGACCACCCCCGTCGTCTACCGCGACCCGGTGCTCCCGCCCGTCCTGGTCTACCCGGTCACCCACCCCGGGGCCCCGGCGGTCCCGGAACCCGGCCCCTGGCTCGGCCGGCTCGTGGGGCACACCCGCTCGGCGGTCCTGCGGTCCATAGACAACGGCTGCACGACGAGCGAGCTGGCCCGCAGGACCGGTGTCTCCCTGGCCTCGGCGAGCCAGCACGCCTGTGTGCTGCGCGAGGCCGGCCTGGTCCGCACCCTGCGCCACGGCAGCTCGGTCCTGCACACCCTGACGCCACTGGGCGCCGCCCTGATCAGGGGCGGAGCCCCGATCGCGGTGCCCTGA
- a CDS encoding VOC family protein: MPQPQMIFVNLPVKDLGTTKNFFAKLGFGFNPQFSDETTACLVISDTIFAMLISEPRFKDFTRKEIADASRTTEVLLALSAESREKVDEMADAALANGGSPANDPMDEGFMYGRSFQDPDGHIWEVVWMDPAAVEGQA; the protein is encoded by the coding sequence ATGCCTCAGCCTCAGATGATCTTCGTGAACCTTCCGGTCAAGGACCTCGGGACGACGAAGAACTTCTTCGCGAAGCTCGGGTTCGGCTTCAACCCGCAGTTCAGCGACGAGACGACGGCCTGTCTCGTCATCAGCGACACGATCTTCGCCATGCTCATCAGCGAGCCGCGCTTCAAGGACTTCACCAGGAAGGAGATCGCCGACGCCTCCCGGACGACCGAGGTGCTCCTCGCCCTGAGCGCGGAGAGCCGCGAGAAGGTCGACGAGATGGCCGACGCCGCGCTGGCCAACGGCGGGTCGCCCGCCAACGACCCCATGGACGAGGGCTTCATGTACGGCCGGTCCTTCCAGGACCCGGACGGCCACATCTGGGAGGTCGTCTGGATGGACCCGGCCGCCGTCGAGGGCCAGGCCTGA
- a CDS encoding NAD(P)/FAD-dependent oxidoreductase, whose translation MRTQSENAARVVVIGAGMAGARLAARVPGVTVVGEEPHAPYNRVLLAEVLAGRYEPDVIALPPAEVRRGVRVVRIDRAERQVLCDDGSVIGYGRLVLATGSNPVLPPLRGLGHTLPDGVHPFRTLDDCLALRAAARPGVRAVVIGGGLLGVSAARALAECGAQVVLAQQGEHLMERQLDAEAAGMLRRHLETLGVEVHTECRVRGLRCTDGDTPAVRAVELADGYELEAEITVLACGVRPRTGLAQAAGLDVRKGVVVDDELRTSDPYIHAVGDCAEHDGKVYGLAGAALEQADVLAEVLAGRPARYGGTRALTRLTLRSPSAAPAPSGAAVASGTSGGLDLAAFGDSRPMPGDDVIRLADATRGAYRTVVVRGDRLAGGVLFGDLAAVGTLARTWQDDDPLPADMSLLHLLTNDGGF comes from the coding sequence ATGAGGACACAGTCGGAGAACGCGGCACGGGTGGTGGTGATCGGCGCCGGGATGGCGGGCGCACGGCTCGCCGCCCGGGTCCCCGGCGTCACCGTCGTCGGCGAGGAGCCGCACGCACCGTACAACAGGGTGCTGCTGGCCGAGGTGCTCGCCGGCCGGTACGAGCCGGACGTCATCGCCCTGCCGCCCGCCGAGGTGCGGCGGGGGGTGCGTGTCGTGCGGATCGACCGGGCGGAGCGCCAGGTGCTCTGCGACGACGGCAGCGTCATCGGCTACGGGCGCCTGGTGCTGGCCACCGGTTCCAACCCGGTGCTGCCGCCGCTGCGGGGCCTCGGCCACACGCTGCCGGACGGGGTACATCCCTTCCGCACCCTCGACGACTGCCTGGCCCTGCGCGCCGCGGCGCGCCCGGGCGTGCGCGCCGTCGTCATCGGCGGCGGGCTCCTCGGGGTGTCGGCGGCCCGCGCCCTGGCGGAGTGCGGCGCCCAGGTGGTGCTGGCCCAGCAGGGCGAGCACCTCATGGAGCGCCAGCTGGACGCCGAGGCCGCCGGGATGCTGCGCCGTCATCTGGAGACCCTCGGGGTCGAGGTGCACACCGAGTGCCGGGTGCGCGGGCTTCGCTGCACCGACGGGGACACCCCGGCGGTGCGGGCCGTGGAACTCGCCGACGGCTACGAGCTGGAGGCCGAGATCACGGTGCTGGCCTGCGGCGTCCGCCCGAGGACGGGGCTGGCGCAGGCCGCCGGGCTCGACGTCCGCAAGGGCGTCGTCGTGGACGACGAGCTGCGCACCTCGGACCCGTACATCCACGCGGTCGGCGACTGCGCCGAGCACGACGGGAAGGTCTACGGGCTGGCGGGCGCCGCGCTCGAACAGGCCGACGTACTGGCCGAGGTGCTGGCGGGCCGCCCCGCCCGTTACGGGGGCACCAGGGCCCTGACACGGCTCACCCTGCGGTCCCCCTCGGCCGCCCCCGCACCTTCCGGAGCCGCCGTCGCCTCCGGGACGTCCGGGGGCCTCGACCTGGCCGCCTTCGGCGACTCCCGCCCGATGCCCGGCGACGACGTGATCCGGCTGGCCGACGCCACCCGGGGCGCGTACCGCACGGTCGTCGTCAGGGGCGACCGGCTGGCGGGCGGGGTGCTGTTCGGCGATCTCGCCGCGGTCGGCACCCTCGCCCGGACCTGGCAGGACGACGACCCCCTCCCCGCCGACATGTCCCTGCTCCACCTGCTCACCAACGACGGAGGCTTCTGA
- the ppdK gene encoding pyruvate, phosphate dikinase yields the protein MSENKDPQKFVYDFTEGNKDLKDLLGGKGANLAEMTNLGLPVPPGFTISTEACKVYLDSGDEPAELRDEVGAHLEALEKRMGKNLGQADDPLLVSVRSGAKFSMPGMMDTVLNIGLSDASVVGLAAQAGDERFAWDSYRRLIQMFGKTVLGVDGDLFEEALEAAKEAKGVTVDVDLDAADLKKLVEQFKKIVTRDAGREFPQDPREQMDLAIKAVFDSWNTDRAKLYRRQERIPGDLGTAVNICSMVFGNLGPDSGTGVAFTRDPASGHQGVYGDYLQNAQGEDVVAGIRNTVPLAELESIDKASYDQLMKIMETLETHYKDLCDIEFTIERGQLWMLQTRVGKRTAGAAFRIATQLVDQGLIDEAEALQRVNGAQLAQLMFPRFDHGAASVLLGRGIAASPGAAVGKAVFDSYTAVKWSRSGEKVILIRRETNPDDLDGMIAAEGILTSRGGKTSHAAVVARGMGKTCVCGAEEIEVDTKRRRLTVGDTVVEEGDLVSVDGSTGKVYLGEVPVVPSPVVEYFEGRMHAGADDADELVAAVHRIMAYADRVRRLRVRANADNAEDASRARRFGAQGIGLCRTEHMFLGERREMVEKLILADTDDEREAALDALLPLQKADFIELFESMDGLPVTVRLLDPPLHEFLPDITELSVRVALAESRKDANENDLRLLQAVHKLHEQNPMLGLRGVRLGLVIPGLFAMQVRAIAEAAAQRKNAKGDPRAEIMIPLVGTVQELEIVREEADQVIAEVEAATGTELRLSIGTMIELPRAALTAGQIAEAAQFFSFGTNDLTQTVWGFSRDDVEASFFTAYLEKGIFGVSPFETIDKDGVGALVRSAVEAGRATRPDLKLGICGEHGGDPESVHFFHEVGLDYVSCSPFRIPVARLEAGRAAAESRGSDSR from the coding sequence GTGTCGGAAAACAAAGATCCCCAGAAGTTCGTCTACGACTTCACCGAGGGCAACAAGGATCTGAAAGACCTTCTGGGCGGCAAGGGTGCCAACCTCGCCGAGATGACCAACCTCGGGCTGCCCGTCCCTCCGGGCTTCACGATCAGCACCGAGGCGTGCAAGGTCTACCTCGACAGCGGTGACGAGCCGGCGGAGCTGCGCGACGAGGTCGGTGCGCACCTCGAAGCGCTCGAGAAGCGGATGGGCAAGAACCTCGGCCAGGCCGACGACCCGCTGCTGGTCTCCGTCCGCTCCGGTGCGAAGTTCTCGATGCCCGGCATGATGGACACGGTCCTCAACATCGGCCTCTCCGACGCCTCGGTCGTGGGCCTTGCCGCCCAGGCCGGCGACGAGCGCTTCGCCTGGGACTCCTACCGCCGCCTCATCCAGATGTTCGGCAAGACCGTGCTCGGTGTCGACGGCGACCTCTTCGAGGAGGCGCTGGAGGCCGCGAAGGAGGCCAAGGGCGTCACGGTCGACGTGGATCTGGACGCGGCCGACCTGAAGAAGCTGGTCGAGCAGTTCAAGAAGATCGTCACCCGTGACGCCGGGCGGGAGTTCCCGCAGGACCCGCGTGAGCAGATGGACCTGGCCATAAAGGCGGTCTTCGACTCGTGGAACACCGACCGGGCCAAGCTCTACCGCCGCCAGGAGCGCATCCCCGGCGACCTCGGCACCGCCGTCAACATCTGCTCGATGGTCTTCGGCAACCTCGGCCCCGACTCCGGCACGGGGGTCGCCTTCACCCGTGACCCGGCCAGCGGCCACCAGGGCGTCTACGGCGACTACCTCCAGAACGCGCAGGGCGAGGACGTCGTCGCGGGCATCCGCAACACGGTGCCGCTCGCCGAGCTGGAGTCGATCGACAAGGCGTCGTACGACCAGCTGATGAAGATCATGGAGACGCTGGAGACCCACTACAAGGATCTCTGCGACATCGAGTTCACCATCGAGCGCGGCCAGCTCTGGATGCTCCAGACGCGGGTCGGCAAGCGCACCGCAGGCGCCGCCTTCCGCATCGCCACCCAGCTCGTCGACCAGGGGCTCATCGACGAGGCCGAGGCGCTCCAGCGGGTCAACGGGGCCCAGCTCGCCCAGCTGATGTTCCCGCGCTTCGACCACGGCGCCGCCAGCGTGCTGCTGGGCCGCGGCATCGCCGCGTCGCCGGGTGCGGCCGTGGGCAAGGCCGTCTTCGACTCCTACACCGCCGTCAAGTGGTCGCGGTCGGGCGAGAAGGTCATCCTGATCCGCCGGGAGACCAACCCCGACGACCTCGACGGCATGATCGCCGCCGAGGGCATCCTGACCTCGCGCGGCGGCAAGACCTCGCACGCCGCCGTCGTCGCCCGCGGCATGGGCAAGACCTGTGTCTGCGGCGCCGAGGAGATCGAGGTCGACACCAAGCGCCGCCGGCTCACGGTCGGGGACACCGTGGTGGAGGAGGGCGACCTCGTCTCCGTCGACGGATCCACCGGCAAGGTGTACCTCGGTGAGGTGCCGGTCGTGCCGTCCCCGGTCGTCGAGTACTTCGAGGGCCGGATGCACGCGGGCGCCGACGACGCCGACGAGCTCGTCGCCGCCGTGCACCGGATCATGGCGTACGCCGACCGGGTCCGCCGTCTGCGGGTACGGGCGAACGCGGACAACGCCGAGGACGCCTCGCGGGCCCGTCGCTTCGGCGCCCAGGGCATCGGCCTGTGCCGCACCGAGCACATGTTCCTCGGTGAGCGCCGTGAGATGGTCGAGAAGCTGATCCTCGCGGACACCGACGACGAGCGCGAGGCCGCTCTGGACGCGCTGCTGCCGCTCCAGAAGGCCGACTTCATCGAGCTGTTCGAGTCGATGGACGGGCTGCCCGTCACCGTCCGGCTGCTCGACCCGCCGCTGCACGAGTTCCTGCCCGACATCACCGAGCTCTCCGTGCGGGTCGCGCTCGCCGAGTCCCGCAAGGACGCCAACGAGAACGACCTGCGCCTGCTCCAGGCCGTGCACAAGCTCCACGAGCAGAACCCGATGCTGGGGCTGCGTGGTGTCCGTCTCGGACTGGTCATCCCGGGGCTGTTCGCGATGCAGGTACGTGCGATCGCCGAAGCGGCGGCTCAGCGGAAGAACGCGAAGGGCGACCCGCGTGCCGAGATCATGATCCCGCTCGTCGGCACGGTGCAGGAGCTGGAGATCGTCCGCGAGGAGGCGGACCAGGTGATCGCCGAGGTCGAGGCGGCCACCGGCACGGAACTGCGGCTGAGCATCGGCACGATGATCGAGCTGCCCCGGGCGGCGCTGACCGCCGGTCAGATCGCCGAGGCCGCCCAGTTCTTCTCCTTCGGCACGAACGACCTCACCCAGACGGTGTGGGGCTTCTCCCGCGACGACGTGGAGGCCTCGTTCTTCACCGCGTACCTGGAGAAGGGCATCTTCGGGGTGTCGCCGTTCGAGACGATCGACAAGGACGGCGTCGGCGCCCTCGTACGCAGTGCCGTGGAGGCGGGCCGGGCCACCCGCCCGGACCTCAAGCTCGGAATCTGCGGCGAGCACGGCGGTGACCCCGAGTCGGTGCACTTCTTCCACGAGGTGGGCCTGGACTACGTCTCCTGCTCGCCGTTCCGCATTCCGGTCGCCCGGCTCGAAGCGGGCCGCGCCGCCGCCGAATCGCGGGGCAGCGACAGCCGCTGA